The following coding sequences are from one Lolium rigidum isolate FL_2022 chromosome 6, APGP_CSIRO_Lrig_0.1, whole genome shotgun sequence window:
- the LOC124665377 gene encoding uncharacterized protein LOC124665377 — protein MSMAALLLLPEELEVSAGRCLQWTCAEEQQVSTSERYAGERAHNRFWSMLTGGARCVEQATPRRGRSSLLLRQGLGRGSSSSSTPCQGRQTPVRRCGTGGIVEAGAANSAGNRLERTIWLAASD, from the exons ATGTCCATGGCTGCTCTTCTTCTGctgccggaggagctcgaggtcTCCGCCGGTCGCTGTCTGCAGTGGACCTGTGCAGAGGAGCAACAGGTCTCCACCAGCGAGCGGTATGCAGGGGAACGTGCTCACAACAGATTCTGGTCGATGCTGACGGGAGGAGCACGCTGCGTCGAGCAGGCCACGCCGCGCCGCGGGAGGAGCAGTCTGTTGTTGAGGCAGGGTCTTGGGCGAGGGAGctcctcttcctctaccccttGCCAAGGCCGGCAGACTCCAGTACGGCGCTGCGGCACGGGCGGGATCGTGGAGGCGGGAGCAGCCAACTCGGCGGGGAATCGGTTGGAGCGGACAATCTGGTTGGCAGCCT CTGACTAG